The genomic segment GTGATTGTAATACTAATACCCCCGTGGCATATTAGAATATGGGGAAATATGAATGATCTTGTAAGGGTGTACAACGGACTCTTGCATGTGCTGCGACATTGTGGGCCTAGGCCGATAGAGTATTAAAGAAAGACACGATAATTCTGGAGTTAGAAAAAAATGATAGAATACCATGAGATTATGGTGAGTGTTCGAGGACATAAGGTTTCTTTTAGGTATgtaaaagcaataaaaagtgTGAAACGTGCGAAGCTGCAAGATCAAGATTAAACGGGTTTAGTACGATATTAAGTGTGAAAAGTAGTTTTAGTTTTTACTACAACTTTAATTACCTCAAGTCAATCAATATATTGAAGAACACAAACATACAaaatttaagaataaatatatagattttagtaatttttttacTACCAAGAgtaaccattaaagaaaattcaAGTGTCTTTAGggtttttttgttaaaaaaatttatattatcaaatatttaaaatttaataattaacttttataaaaaataatacaagttaacttaaatttttttaaaaaagtttaatttaaattttttttctaaaaagcTCATACTTAATCACAATTTTTTGTGCATAATGTGGTCAACCTTAGATTGATCGCTTTTCCACACTTTTGCCTGAAACAAAGTTTTTTCCTCATGTTTCGCATTTTTTCGTGCTTTTAGAACAGTGTGTAAAAGTGATTCAAGACAAGAGGATAAAATACCGCAATATCTTTGGTATGATGTACATAAATTTCACTTTAAGGTTGCTGTTCGTTGTTTGAATTTTTGTTCTAATTCTGTATATCGTGAACAGGTCAATTGACCTCTTGAAGTGAATTGAAACAGTTATTGAATGGCACCTATCTGCAAATAATTGTAGTTAATCTAGCTTAACAAACTATTTTGGTTTATATGGCCTGGATTTCAGTAATTGATCCGTTAATTCTAGCCATATTTTGTTTGATGTCAAGAAAGATCACTCAAGGTTCACGTTCATTCTCGCACTGCTGTGAaggattatatttttgataaatgattaaataatttatgatgAAATacgttttcaagatttactctCCAAATGAGTGATGGGACTGGCTATATTCGTTAAAGCAATACTGATGTCTGATTTGATAAGTTAAGTGGTCACCAGGGTTCTAACAAGGCTCACTTTATAACAGTTGTGGTAAGTCGTGTTTTTTAGCAGTTGTGGGTGAAAAGGCCATTGAGACTAATATACAAATTGTATATTGAACTCTTGTTAAAAACTAATGCAGGTTTTTTGCCAATTatattttcagatttgattcttgatatGCCACAAACATAACTTAGAGCTAGCTGGTTTGAGGACATTTTATTTGTTGTTCTTATATTGACCAATGGCGCTGCGTTTGATTATGAGAAGGAAATCACTCGCTGCTTTGGCATACTTGGTTCTCTTATTGGAAACGTGTTATGGTTTTTATCTACCTGGAAGCTATATGCATACATATTCAACAGGAGATGAAATTTACGCCAAAGTGAATTCATTGACATCCATTGAAACCGAGCTTCCTTTTAGCTATTACAGTCTTCCTTATTGCCAACCGCAAGGGGGAATCAAGAAAAGTGCTGAAAACCTTGGAGAATTGCTGATGGGAGATCAAATCGACAACTCTCCATACCGTTTTCGGATGAATGTCAATGAATCAGTGTACCTCTGCACCACTCTTCCATTGAATGAGCATGATGTAAAGCTTTTGAAACAGAGATCTCGGGATCTCTATCAGGTGAACATGAATCTGGATAATTTACCTGCTTTAAGATATACCATCCAGAATGGAATTAAAATTCCATGGACTGGCTTCCCGGTTGGATACAGTCCTCAGGACAGTAATGATGATTATTTAATCAACCATCTCAAATTTACTATTTTCATTCACGAGTATGAAGGAGCTGGTGTGGAGATAATTGGTACTGGGGAAGAAAGTATGGGTGTCATTTCAGAAGCTGATAAAAAGAAGGTGTCTGGTTACGAGATTGTTGGTTTTGAAGTTGTCTATTGCAGTATAAAATATGATCCTGAGAAAATGCCTAAAAAAATGTATGAGAACATAGCATCTGTAAGTTGCCCACGGGAGCTAGACAAGTCCCAAATCATAAGGGAGCAAGAGAAAGTGTCATTCACATATGAGGTTCAGTTTGTAAAGAGCAACACCAGGTGGCCATCTCGGTGGGATGCTTATTTGAAGATGGAAGGTTCCCGGGTTCACTGGTTTTCAATTCTCAATTCGTTGATGGTGATTTTCTTCTTAGCAGGAATTGTATTTGTCATCTTTCTGAGAACAGTGAGAAGGGATTTGACAAGGTATGAAGAATTGGACAAAGAAGCTCAGGCTCAGATGAATGAGGAGCTTTCTGGTTGGAAGCTTGTGGTTGGTGATGTCTTCAGAGAACCAAATTATTCAAAATTACTTTGTGTAATGATTGGAGATGGAGTTCAAATTACTGGGATGGCAGCCGTCACTATTATTTTTGCAGCTCTTGGTTTTATGTCACCAGCTTCAAGAGGAATGCTATTGACTGGAATGATATTGCTTTATCTTTTCCTTGGAATTGTCGCTGGATATGTTGGTGTTCGTATGTGGAGGACTCTGAAAGGAACATCTGAAGGATGGAGATCAGTTTCCTGGTTAATTTCATGCTTTTTTCCGGGAATCGTTTTTATTATACTATCTATCTTGAATTTCATCCTTTGGGGTAGTAATAGTACTGGTGCTATCCCCATTTCTTTATATTTCATATTGTTGTCACTTTGGTTTTGTATATCGGTGCCACTCACTCTCTTGGGAGGATTCTTAGGCATTCGAGCCGAGCCTATTCAATACCCTGTCCGGACTAATCAAATCCCTAGAGAAATACCTGAACGTGGATATCCCTCATGGCTTCTGGTTCTTGGAGCAGGCACCCTTCCTTTCGGGACCCTCTTTATCGAACTTTTCTTCATAATTTCCAGCATTTGGCTCGGAAGATTTTATTATGTCTTTGGCTTCCTTCTTATCGTCCTCCTCTTGTTAGTCATTGTCTGTGCAGAAGTTTCGGTGGTTCTAACTTATATGCATCTGTGTGTTGAGGACTGGACATGGTGGTGGAAGGCATTCTATGCCTCCGGTTCAGTTTCTCTCTATGTGTTCTTGTACTCGATTAAGTATTTGGTTTTTGATCTCCAGAGCTTGAGTGGGCCAGTTTCTGCTACACTTTACCTTGGCTACTCTTTGATAATGGCTATTGCAATCATGCTTGCAACCGGCACGATTGGTCTCCTTACGTCGTTCTATTTTGTACATTACCTTTTTTCATCAGTGAAGATCGATTGAAGAACAAATTAATCAACTTGTGTTTCTGGGATATGAAAAATCTCTCTGTCGGCAACGTATCTAGAATAATTAGGCTTTTTACTTGTTACAGAATTATGATACGTTAATTTGTTACTCGTTTTCTTGTGTCATTTTGTTGTCTTAATACAGTCTTTTCCACTTACTGTAGTTGCATGCATTAGAAAATTATGTGCTAGATTCGTGTGTAACTGTACCGCTATCATtacataaaagtttattttgaaTTCATCGGCTCATTTCGTGGATAATTTTTCTTATAGTTTAGAGCATttgtttaaattattaaaataatatttgattttagtttgtTGTActtgttaaaaatttaaaaatattgatttCATCCTTCAAGGCTGATTGCACATGTAAAGGAGCAAATTGAAACAGTACATTACACTGTTAAAAAATGCCTTCTTGAGTATGGTGGTAGACTAGAAAATGTATTAAAATTTACTTTCGTATGATTTGTGGCTTGAAACTTATGTTAAGACTCAGAGAAATTATTTGGGTTATgtgtgcttttttttttttaaattttttttttgataattcACATTGTCAAATCTGTCAAACATTTGTATTCAATGCGGGTGTTATTCTTAAATCTTCGATTAAAAATGGAACACAAAACTTTCACAAGATTGTTTCAtctgtcaattttgtgagacattaCTCGActtatgaaaataattattttttatgataaaaatattaatttttattctaGATATAGATTGGATCGATATATCTTCTCACATAATATTTACAGATAAAAAAtactaaattaaaattatatatcttATTATCCCAATAAAAAGTGAAAATGATTTTAAtatataaccaataccatatatatatatttatatatcttaTTATCTCAACAAAAAGTGAAAATGGTTTTAATATATGACCagtgtcatatatatatatatatatgtaaattttttttttcaaaaatgtaggtaatttattaaattaattttaaagagaatttttatatttttttatactaCAAGTAATAcgataatttaaatttttaaaaatatgataaaaatttaaaattatttattaagatattttattaagatattaaaaataatatattgtaaatattaaataaataatcaattaACTCCATATAATTACATATTTGTTATTGATAAGGCTTTGCTTCTACGACTAACGCCCAGTTTGGTAAGTGTTATTACGGGTGGATTATTTAGTAGTATTTTGTTTGCTTGCGTTTTTAAAGTTGCATTGACTACGTGTTAGACAAATTTGACTGTTTCTCCTGGAGAATACATCCATGCTTTAAAGCTGGATAACATTTATCAGCCAACATTCAGAAAGTGAAATGACCAAAATAGCCCTGAAATGTCAATTAAAAAATTGCAAGTGGGTTTGGTCCACTCCATTGTCCTTCTTTCTTCTTGTAGAAGCGACCACCGCACAGTACATCCGAAATTGAAAGTGCACAACCGTAGATCCTCATTTCTAAGAAAGATTCGAATAAATCTGTAGCTTATTCGAAggtataatttaataaattacagGTTTTAAGCTATTTTCGATTATTTACGTTGCATCTGATGCGTAAATCTTTGGGAGAAGATAAATGCGAGGAAAAAACATCACTGatgataaatttgtgtttttgtttttgCTGTTTTTGGTAGGTATCTGCTCCTTCTCCAGTCACTTGTTCATCATCCGAGATGATAATCACATCCACTTTGTACTTGCTATTAACACTTACTTCAGAAGATGATTTGTATGTAACAGACATATTGGTGTTCtgcagaaaaagaaaaagatgatCAATAAAACCGAGCTTGTAGACGATTTGTGACAGATGAATCTGGCTTGCTTTAAGTAACACAATGACATTAAACATAGTTTACCAACCCAAGAGTAAATGCTTGTCATTCAAAAAAGATAGAGGAtcattttgatttgatatctcACCATATGTCAACATCTATACTCATAATGATTTTTGTTAGTGGACAAGGGTGCACAGTGTTCTTTGCAATTAATATGTGCAGGTAGATTTCATGCACGCTTTTTAACAGAACACACATATTCAActacaaaaaaatattggatatacaagcaataaaattaatatcaattttgaagacaatatcaataattcataatACCATTTACTAAACATAATACATCAAAGcaatataatatgtttttgtGCCATTTACCATAATCACTACGAGTAATTTTGTGAAATTTATCCTTAATTGAAGCTAAATCAGATCCGAAATAAATCATATGAATGCTTAGGTACCTAATATAAGAATGTTTCACCATCTCCCAAAATTTAGACTCTTCAACAAATCACCATAGACGAGGAAAATCTGTATCATTGTAGATATAAATCTTGAGACTTTACACTATTTTCAACGAAGGCACAAAGCTGTAAAATGTAACAACAATATATTCATATTTGCAAAAAAATTACTTACCCGTTCACATGCTTCTGTTGTATGTATGAGTGAGATAATGTAGGTGCTCAGATAAGCAAACATAGAACTCAATAAAAAGTAAGAGTCAAAACTTGAACACAACACATATGTATCATATGTCAAAAGCTATGGAATTACATGTCTTAGAGTTCGACAAATCAATTGCAAGACACCAAAATAAGATACACAAATATGCAATATATCAGAATTTGAAGAGAAGTACTACAATAACGAGGAAAAGAAAGCAGATCAACGCGCATATGAACCCAAAACAGCAAAAAACATGATCACGTGAATAAGGTGTGCACGTCATGCTATGATTTGGTATCTCATTTCTTGTAGGTGAGATGCCACAGTCCATTTCAGAATATTGACTCCTGGAATGTGGAATAGCTTCTTTCCAAGGACGAGCATGTGGCCCGGAGGATGAGTTCATTGACTCCCTCTTACAAAAGGTTTGGGTACTAGTATGACAGGAATGATCTTGAAAATTAGTTGAGTTACGTTCAGATTTATACGATTGTGCCTCGGTGGGTCTTACATTCATTCCATGGTACTCAAGATACCAAGAGAAACTGTTCCGATGTTTGAGTCCTGCGGGACAAATATAGTAATAGTGACCAGGACGGGTAGAGTAATCCCCAGCTTTCCGTAATATCATTACCCCGTTTCCACAATCGCACTGTGTGGTGTCTTGAGTTCCATGATACCTATAATTCGGTAcctaaatatttaaacattcgTATACAGATTACCAAATTATACTTAAATTGGATGATTTATTCACTGTTACGTATATGTACATCTTTGCTGCAAAATATGTTTGAAGAATATATTGAATTCGTCATCATAGTGAAACATGACTGAGACGAGAAATTTACAGCAAACCaaactaaaaaaattaaatcaacgtcaagataaaaaagaaaattactACGCGTTCAAAGCGCCAAACGTTTGCACTTTTGTTTCAGTGAAACTCGGAACTACAGGATTAATTGAATAAGATTTTCGGAAATTACTCACAAGAATTTCTTCTCCCAGGTAGATCTTGCTTTCTTGTACGGGTTCGAATCAGGGTTGTAGATTTAATTTCTGAGCTCacctgaaaaaaaaattatcagaaAAACATTTCATGCTTTATGTTGGATCTTCGGTTCAGAATAACACGGATCTCACCTCGTCTGGCGATCTTCACGGACGAAGAAATTGGGGAGGGTTTCCAATTCGCGTTCCAATTTTTTTGAAACAGTGAGTAGCTCTGGGGATAAGTAAATAGACAtgggaaatattttcaaataaaatattaaaaggtATTTTGGTCATTAATAAATTTGTCATGATTTTATCAGCCTTATTGAATTCACACCACACGTGATATtatatatctctcaaattaaatATCTTAATTCTATCACACATTTATCAACCAAATTATCAATAATTCATTTATTTCGCCTGGAGAAGAAAGAGCAGTGAGATGAGAAGAGTTCCTTCCTTCAATTACACATGCGAATGGCGACTCAATCTTCTTCCCACCCTATTATCTGCGCTTCATTCAATCAAGATAACAGGTCATTTTTGTAAccctttattttttcttttattataATGATTACGAAGCTTGAATCGAATAGAAATTTGGCGCAGTTGCTTTGCAATTGGAACGAGAGATGGGTTCAAAATTTTTGACTGCAATACTGGAAAGCTTCTTTATGAAAAAGGTATGCGTAAACTAAGTCTGAATTTATCATTAATATCGAGGTATTTGTTATATATTGGAATTAATGCACCGGTTGCAAAAGTATTTTTTAGGTGATTTAATATAGTGCAGTGTTATGACGattaatttttaagaaaaatgatTGCTTTTTGTGGAATTGTGTTTGTAGAATCTCTGTAGCTGGGCCATGCGCTAAcgaaattttttgttttaattatgCTTGATCTCTTACAATTTAGAAGGCTATTGAGACTGTAGGCAGTTGATGTCGAAGGGTTGCCATCTCAGTGTAGAAAATTGACAATTTATGTCTTCTGTGCCAAACTCATTATATCTTCTGGTTTTAATCGATCTTTTAAATATCTCATAATGGTTACAAGTTAACCTTAACGTTGGTCTCAAGTGAGTTATCTTGAGATACACATatgaaaataaagtataaattgAAAACGAGATTTAATTGGAAAATCCCTAAAAATTATCGGGTAAATACCACGAGCAAgataaaaagaattttattataatattttatgatgtatAACCATTTTTACTATGTTTATAAAGAGAATGCGCACTCTCTTACAacagaacaaacacctcacaaatattataaaataacacaCTCAAATACTATGAGTTGAAGGGAAAAAGATTTGAGAACAGGATGATCGAATTACCGAAGAACGCATCTATTTATCGATGCAAATTCTTCCTCTGAGCATGATTGCCACCAATCAACTGAAACATTTCCAAACCAATTGAACTATATATAAGGGTCTGCAGTAAGTCGGTTGTATCCAAAACTTATGATATgagaatcaaatctcttgtaatAACATCTCGACGCCTATTTGAGACCATaaagagatttgttcaacctgcaaacgaAGTTCTCTTTGACTATTGTTTTCACATCtggctgttctagatgtaggtcaaacaccgcacacaatgtCAACACTACTCTGGCTGATGTAAGTCGAACCacaagagaaaatattttattgaagtCAATGTCTTCTCTCTGAGCATAGCCTTTTACGACTAATCTAACACGATACCACTCCACTTAGTTATTGTCATCAcacttgatcttatagacccatttGTTACCAATGACTTTCCTttctcgtggtagtgtaacaagatctcaAGTATTATtcttgtctaatgcctccaattcttcttgcattgctatcatccacaggGATACATTCGAGCTTCAAATAGTTTCATGGAAattcgatggctcaccatcctctgttAATAGACATCGTACAATATTGCTTTCACTGATATAATCTAAAAGCCAACCTgatggtcttctgtctcgagttgattGACTCACtttggaaacctcagactctACATGTTCTTGTTCCTCGTGTTCCATTtctgcttcacaagaaatttgatattcatctgtcttattttccacctgaattATCGTTTTTTCTAAATTCAGTGTGCTTTTGTCaccctttattttattttcttcaaagATAACATCTGTGCCGATGACAAGCTTGTAGACAATAGGATCACACAAGCGAAACCcatttactccatcagcataaccctaGAAGATATACTTTCTGGATTTTGAActcaacttcgatctttcttgctcattgtacagaacgtacacagaACTTCCAAATGTATTTAAATGAAAGTAATTAGCCGTCTTCCCAGTCCAcgtctccatcggagtcttcaaaTCAATCGCCACTAAAAAAGAACGATTGATGATACAGCCCAAAATGACTTGGCTAGACCCGCAATCCTCAACATGGCTCTTGTTTTATCCAGCAAGGTCATGTTCATCTGTTCCGCCAATCCATTTCATTGAGatgtgtaagccgtcgtgaacCGTCTTTTGATGCCCTAATGTTGGCAAAGTTcatcaaattcgtcactggtatattttCGTCCATCGTCagtcctcaaacacttgattttcttttcagaatcaagttcaatccgcactttgaaatctttgaaaacCTGG from the Primulina tabacum isolate GXHZ01 chromosome 16, ASM2559414v2, whole genome shotgun sequence genome contains:
- the LOC142528643 gene encoding transmembrane 9 superfamily member 12-like; protein product: MALRLIMRRKSLAALAYLVLLLETCYGFYLPGSYMHTYSTGDEIYAKVNSLTSIETELPFSYYSLPYCQPQGGIKKSAENLGELLMGDQIDNSPYRFRMNVNESVYLCTTLPLNEHDVKLLKQRSRDLYQVNMNLDNLPALRYTIQNGIKIPWTGFPVGYSPQDSNDDYLINHLKFTIFIHEYEGAGVEIIGTGEESMGVISEADKKKVSGYEIVGFEVVYCSIKYDPEKMPKKMYENIASVSCPRELDKSQIIREQEKVSFTYEVQFVKSNTRWPSRWDAYLKMEGSRVHWFSILNSLMVIFFLAGIVFVIFLRTVRRDLTRYEELDKEAQAQMNEELSGWKLVVGDVFREPNYSKLLCVMIGDGVQITGMAAVTIIFAALGFMSPASRGMLLTGMILLYLFLGIVAGYVGVRMWRTLKGTSEGWRSVSWLISCFFPGIVFIILSILNFILWGSNSTGAIPISLYFILLSLWFCISVPLTLLGGFLGIRAEPIQYPVRTNQIPREIPERGYPSWLLVLGAGTLPFGTLFIELFFIISSIWLGRFYYVFGFLLIVLLLLVIVCAEVSVVLTYMHLCVEDWTWWWKAFYASGSVSLYVFLYSIKYLVFDLQSLSGPVSATLYLGYSLIMAIAIMLATGTIGLLTSFYFVHYLFSSVKID